gatgaatatatagaaaatagtccttagggttccctatgtttgtttatgaacattttgaataattttcGTTAACTTTGAAACTCTTTAAAtcgttctaaattatgattttattcattttaagtgtttaattatgtttgttattatgtattttgtgaattttatttattgttatttgtgtttgaatgggcTGAGTTGAatataattgaattgaattttgattgcaggtgggCAGCAGAAACTGCAGGTTTCTACTGTCAAAATTATTGCAGAAAAAGCGAtggacagggtcctttagtccgtcgcttttctggtaaatttttttaaatatttttctagaaaagcgacggactaaaggaccttgtccgtcgcttttctggtttttattttttaattttttccagaaaagcgacggacaaaaggaccctgtccgtcgcttttctagAAAAATTTCAGATAAACAAAACGACGGACGGAGACTAAATGTCCATCGCTTtggattaaataatttttaaaaaataaaaataaaaaaacggAGTCcgtcttatttttttatatattttttttaattaaaaaaattagtagcgacgcagtccgtcgctgtttacgaccctgtccgtcgctcctTTAAAAGTGtcgagcaaaaaagcgacgacagtgactgcgtcgcttttccgtcgattttgacaaaaaaagcgacgcagtccgtcgcttttttgcatcggtttttggcagttttttagtagtgtcattttgacacatgACATGATCTTGTTGGCTTATTTGTTTGACTTGGTATGACACGTTACTTGACACGTGACACCAACATAGGCCTCTAgaatgagatgatattgggttTTTACAAGGTAGGCTCATCATTTGtggcccaaatcaatggattttgatttttaattaaatcaatCTCTGAAAGGAATATTCACACACAGCAAACTTAGCATGTCCCCTACTGTTGGAAAATGTAAAAGCCAATTatttgattttcattttttccatGCCCTATTGCACTAGAatgtctatttttaaaaaaaatgaagaaagagaTTTGATAGGTGGCATCAAGAAAATGCAAAGAGTACAGAAGGTTGTAAGTACAAAGGATAATTCGCTAGCTCCATTACATGAGGTTCTATGCTAGGGATAAGGAGCATAGAACTAGAATGTCTTGGGAGTTGGTGATGGTAATGATATTGGCTTTCTTGGATCTAGAAGAAAAATGATGGATCAGTTTGTCGATAGTGAAACATATTCAAGGTCAGGATAGTGCATAAGGACCTTTTGTCGCTTTCTGTTGAAGTGGTCAGCATAACCTCTAGGGTTTTTGTGGTTTACAAAAGTAACATCTATGTTTTGAGACTACTCTAAAGTGAACACCTTAGATTTGAGTTTTTAGTGGATAATTCCTTGGTTTCTGCTTGAATTATCAATCAGCTTAAACTTCCTCTTATTTAATGTAAGAGTTGGCCATCAAAGCTGCTGAGAGGATCAATGAAGACCAAGTCAAAGTAAATTTTAGGCAACTGTCTGTCTTCTTCAGTATTTGataaaatcttttttctttttctcaataTTTGATCCAGATACACATGTGCCCGTTGAGGAGAAGAGGCTAGCTACTTGGGGGACTGAAGTACCAAAAGATCTGATACTAGACCAGAGAAGGCTCACTGAATCTCTAAAGAAGGTACTCTTATAACCCATGCATGGTGCTACCTCCATTTTTGCACTTCATGCTCATGAATTTGGTTTAGTGTATTTCCTGCTTcaagtaatttatttttagGAGGGTATAGTTGGCGAGGGTGGAGTTTTAAGGGCTAATGGTTTAAAAATTCCCCCACTACCaccaaaagaaaaaggagagaGATGCTCGGGCCTCGGAGGAGGCGGGGAGATATGTTTTCAGGGGACTGCCAGAGGTTGGGGTTAGGAAGATGTGATAACCTGACTGGCTCCATCTTTTGAAAGCTATGTGTATTGTTAGTCGTCTCTATAGGTTCTGATTTTTTGATGTTCTGATCAAATTTATTTTGCTGTTTGAACAGGAAGAGGAGAAGAGACGAGAAGAGAAGGATGAACGAAAGAGGAAATATAATGTCAAGTATAATGATGAGGTACATCTATGTTTTCCATTTTATCCTTCTGCTGGTGGTTGTCTTCTTCTTCGTGGTCTTCCTAACGACCTTTGCCTGTACAGGTTACACCTGAAGAAATGGAGGCATATAGGATGAAGTGGATTTACCAAGATGATCCAATGAAAGACTCTCTTCACTAAGTtttgcaagatagtcaaaacgcgttttgaacgcgtagtcaaaaaagaaacaaaacgcgttttgaacgcgtagtcaaaaaaggaacaaaacgcgttttgaacgcgtagtcaaaaaaggaacaaaacgcgttttgaacgcgtagtcaaaaaatgaacaaaacgcgttttgaacgcgtagtcaaaaagggaggttcaatacgcggattttacgcatttctagtttcctatagatagaagacctcttgccctcatttatcccatcccagaaagagagagtaagaatacaaagagagttatacaccaagataaatattgtagtcttgagtgtcctctttagtagttgttccttttacaagagaaaagtgttaattattgttttctccttgtatttgagagttgtgtactccatattaaatagtgagatccttctaccccgtggtttttcccttctatcatttagaggggtttccacgtaaaattctcgtgtccaatttattttcatcataacaaactttagttgtggtgcttcctcccccaacaaGCTTTAGGTGTGGCCAAATTGTTGACCTCTTAGGGGAAACATCAGTTGGGACCATGTGCCAGTCTCAGGTGAAATTGTGTACGATAGTTTCTTAGTTGAAAGTTGAATTGCGAGGAAGAGTCTCTGTGTTGGGGTTGCTTGAGATCGATTTCTTCTATGATTTAGTACCCTAAAGTTGTATACAACTGCACGACATACTCATCCTCACCATCCACATTTAAGAACATATGTACAAGAAGATACCCAAGAATTGGGAAGTATCTATGTTCGTGTAATTATGTTGTATTTCACTAGTTTGTGGTTGTAATACAGGCAAAGGGTTGATGTTAACGTCTGTATTTGGTCCTCTCGAAGAtagatgaatttatttttagatATGCCCATTTTTTCCCTTTGCCTTGTTTGTTTGAAGTCTTTACTCTGGTTCCTGTATAGATATTTGCCTTGTTTCTGCGTTTGTGTGTCATTTCAGCTTTGTGCATGCGACATACGCATAGAGTACTATTGCATTGGCTTTTTGTATCAAAATTCTGTTATCGCATTTAATGGTTGAAATTCTTTTATTGTTTGGTTGTGTGCATTGTGAATTGCGTGGATCAAAGTCGAACTCGATAATCGGCTTCATGTCATGTGATCAGTCTTGTTGCGATATAAGAAGCCTGAAATTGAGGAGAGTTGGGTACGATCCTCGATTCTTCACCTAATTATCCTCTAGGTATCTGGACCAAATTGCAAGCACTTTAAACATGGGAATTAGAGTTGCCAATTTTGTATTAGCGGGTATTATCTTAATCCTCCTTTTCTGTTGATGGATAGCGTGCGAGTTGCATCCAGCTACTATGTGACTAACTTTCTTACTTCATGTTTAATGAAGGATGTACGTATTGTTTTGTTCATGAACtactcaaaaaatatttttcctcgACTTGCTTTCAAGAGATTATCATAGATCAAAAGCGGCTCCACCTCCCCAAAATTTCCAACACAAATATTTCAGTAAATTTATCTCTTGCTTCGTTTGATGATCACAAAAGGAAGCAATTAGCCCATATAATTTCTTTGTTTGCTCTTGATTATTGTTGAGTTTAGGAATGTCAAATGGGCAAATTGGAACTGAACATGTCAAAATGGGTGGGCTATTGACTTGTTCAAAAGTATCATGGGTTGAATGAATTGGGGCTAAAATATAGATCATGACAGACCCAACCCAAATTTATTAAGAGtcaatttctttatttgttcttttaagaTTTTTGAGTGCCTAAAAAACTTTTCCGAGTATCAAACAAAAGAATTGTCGTCttgaaatttttcaaaaagtaaatttgggggggtggggggtgggggagAGGGGGAGGGTTTGGGTAGGGGGTGGGGGGGGGGCAAAAaaacattctttttgaaaaaatttgaatcattttttaaaaaattcggGGTGGGCGTGGGGGTGGGGGTAGGGAGTCTGGGTGATTGGGTGGTTagcacaaaaaatatttttttatggcgGGGTGGGGTAGGGGATCTAATAGGGGTAGGGTGGAGAGAGGgttgaaaattttattatttttattgaaattaatttatttttttttaaaatgtggtAGTGGTGGTAGGGGTGGTAGGGGGTCAGATTGGGGAGTGGGCGGGAGGGGGTTGGGGTGggcaatttttttaattttttttaaaaaaatattggggcGATGAAAATAGGGGAGTGGGCGAAAAATTTGATTGGTGGATGGGTGAATGGTTGAGGGGTAGGGGTGGGGATTACGgggtagaagaaaaattaaattttgttattgtatgaaaaattaattgtttaaaaaataataatttaggggTGGATGAGGTTTGTAGGGTTTAGAGCAGCAATTTTGctttgatttaatatttttttggcttTAGGAGATTAAAGTGGGTTAAATGGTTTTTATTCAAATCATATTTGACCAAATCTATATTTACCATATTTTATAACGATGGAATGTAATCCAATTCATTTTGGCTCAATCCATCCAAATTCAATACAATCCAACCATTTGCtagtatatataaaaataaactagatTAATTAATAGGGAACAAATCTTATTCAATGCTGACAAAAATTACAAAAGAGAGAAATTCCATACTACTAACGATGAATCAACATATTCTCTTGACGCAGCATGTCTGCACGGAATTTAGTTATAAATTCCTCTGCTCTTTCATTAATGCAATGCAACTGTGGAGATGCCAATGTCAATGATTCCCACATCTCATCATTTGTGATACTACTACTGCTTTCCCCTTCATGGATTATCTCATCTTGCTCTGTTTCCATTATACAAACTTGTTTATTGTTTGTTGTGATCATATTAGTTTGGGCAAAGTTATCCTTCTCTACGGATATATTGTCGATGAAAAGCTGATCAATATATACCGGTGCTGATTTCTTGTGGTATTTAAGAGTAGATCTAGATTTTGACTTGTGTTTGAACTTGTTGTTTGAACGCTTAGTTTTGAACTGAACTCGAAAGACACAGGAGGGGGCTAGTTTCTTGATGAATAAAGGATTTGGATTCTTGGATTTCTTAATGACTTTGGATCTATTGAGTACTTTGTGGAAATTGATTTGTAATTTGGTGGAAAAGAACTTCCACATTTTTCGAGTTGGTAGGAGTACTCTACGCAAGTTCAAGCAAGACATGGTGTTTGAATTTGAAAAGCACATAAATTCAGTTATGAGGAAGGGGAGAAATATAACAAAGGATGAGATATataaatagtagtagtagtagtaatagttaATTGGTGCAATAATATATATTCACTGGCTTAAATTTTACGCTATAGTTTGATTTCGGATGATGAGGACGAAAAGTAGGTAGTTTCAGGAATGCGTTACTTTTCCGCAGACTTGCTCCAACTTACATGttcattttgttttatttttctactATATAATAGTTTTACTACATATTCCAGTTTGATGCTCCACGCTGTAAAGCCATCTTCTTATTCTTTTCTTTGCGGGTAAGATTAGAGTCGGATCTAGAATATAAAATCAGCCATATACTCACTGCACTCAATATATTTTTGTGGAAACGGGTGCCTAGTCACTATGGCTATCTCACATGTGCACATATATTAGTCTAGTAGACTGTGGCAGAGGCATAAATTTTCACTTgggaaatttcaaaaataaatattcctTTTATGTATTCAACAATTTTTTATCGTACGCATGATCTTTTACTTATATAGAAAATATAATAGTGTGATAGATCACTTTGAAATTGCTATTGTTAAGTCTAAATTATTGCCCCAAAAGTTGGGAGTTTTAATTTGGACTTGTGACAAAGTGCTGAGTGAGAGGAATTCGGTAATGATTCAAACCGTGTGTGGATATAGGGGATTCgtatttcatttcaattttccaactttccaactttcctAGATTCATCCGTTTCTATACCTTCTATATGTATACTTTTTATTCCTCTCTTCCCTACACCATCTATAATCTATCTTTTTGTGCTTTGCCTTTATCCGGGTAGCAACTAGCAAGATTCTTGGTTGCTAAGAGATCAAGTTGAATCAATGTCAGCGGGCATAAGATACTTGCGCTTTGTTTGGATGGTGgttatatattatttcataatgtattgTATTGTGTTGTACTGTATCATACTGTATAATTTTAATGAATACAATATTTGGATAGATTGTATCGTTCTTTGTTATTACATAATATCACACATCCATGATTTGAATGATTaacttacaaaaaaaataagatacaGGCTATATACTATGAAAAGGTAGggtaaaaatgaaatataattattaaataataaataaagataaaattagaagaaaatattaaggtaacgaTGTGATCACACTAAATCAGTTGTTACATAAAATGGGTCTTTTCGTCATTGCctaataatgcatttaaaatatacgatacaatagaatttaagtaacaatcgaaacaaatattgtatttaaactAATAGTGCAATACAATACCACGGGTagcaaccatccaaacaaggtattAAAGAATCTACTAGTAGGACATAATTATTCATTGGGGCAGTCTGGCCTAATTTGTGATTTAATAGGGTTGGACTATGATTTTTGGAGTCCATTTAAGAATAGAGTTTTTTTAGCCTGGCCGGGTAAGTCCGCTAGCTTGTAGGGCTGGAACAATCTGGGTTCGACCACCTGTGAGCCGTTGTAATGGCCCCCCAGGTCATTTATGTGTGAATGCATgcatttttttttaccatttagagtgttcctatagcgaccccaagtcatttatgacttgcttgCTGGCACTGATCGCTTGGTTgtctggtcattcatttgggatttattcctatttctatgttttggagcttttagaACATGAATAGTTGACTACGAACAAAATGATAGGtaaatgatctcaaaatggaattttgacggttccatcagccccgaaatggtcattttaggctagtggcatAGTCGACTCATGTTCTGATGCCTTCAGTGCGAGTTTGAACCATTAGGTGTTTTAGCCTTTGAGTTTTGGcataagtttgactttggtcaatattcttgaaaaatgcacTCGAATGGATATTCTGTCAGGGCGAATAGCTCCAAAATATCGAGTTTTTTCTAGAAATATCTTTCGTACACTATtcgaggcttttggtctaatcccGAGGTCTCTTGTAGAAATGGCTAAAAATGATAgttggatgtgggacccactttttattgagATGACCTCGAATGGAAATTTTGATTGCATGTCGAGttcaaaacatcaaatttggtggttTAGCATAGTTTTTTTGCACACACGGGGTTTCGAACGAATCTCGAACACCCCATTGAAGGATTTGAAACTTGGTCAAACCAGCTGATGCAACTCAGCTGGTGTAGGCCATGTCGGCCTTTGCGAGCCACCTTGGCTGCTTTCGCGTAGCCTGATCCCCCAGTCTTTCGCATTTGCGAGCCTCCATTAGCGACCGTGAAGGGCATTTTTCTAGTGGCCCAGGATCGCGAGCCTAGGGCTCCGCAATCGCAAAGGGCAAGTTCATCTTTTCTCTTATTAAAAGACTAGAAGCGATCAACAGCGATATGAAACTTCAAAAGCTGATTTCTCACTTGtttcaagtcaaaatttggtgattcaaaattcTGGGCG
This DNA window, taken from Solanum dulcamara chromosome 3, daSolDulc1.2, whole genome shotgun sequence, encodes the following:
- the LOC129881703 gene encoding uncharacterized protein LOC129881703; the encoded protein is MCFSNSNTMSCLNLRRVLLPTRKMWKFFSTKLQINFHKVLNRSKVIKKSKNPNPLFIKKLAPSCVFRVQFKTKRSNNKFKHKSKSRSTLKYHKKSAPVYIDQLFIDNISVEKDNFAQTNMITTNNKQVCIMETEQDEIIHEGESSSSITNDEMWESLTLASPQLHCINERAEEFITKFRADMLRQENMLIHR